A window of Caldicellulosiruptoraceae bacterium PP1 contains these coding sequences:
- a CDS encoding GNAT family N-acetyltransferase: MNFIIRPVRIDDAEAINEMRRMDGVRETTLGITSERFERTVDFLKNLSENDHLFVAEVQEDQTRKVVGLVGLHVNRSPRLRHSAAIGIMVHKNYQGKGIGKALMKTVLDLADNWLMLKRIELGVFADNERAIKLYKSLGFEIEGLKKYAAIRNGTYADEYIMARYKIENN; the protein is encoded by the coding sequence ATGAATTTCATAATTAGACCAGTAAGGATTGATGATGCAGAGGCAATAAATGAGATGAGAAGAATGGATGGAGTTAGAGAAACCACATTAGGTATTACAAGTGAAAGGTTTGAAAGGACAGTAGATTTTTTAAAAAACTTGAGTGAAAATGATCACCTTTTTGTTGCTGAAGTTCAAGAAGACCAAACTAGAAAGGTGGTTGGATTAGTAGGGTTACATGTTAATAGATCACCAAGGCTTAGACATTCTGCAGCAATTGGGATAATGGTTCATAAAAATTATCAAGGCAAGGGTATAGGTAAGGCTTTGATGAAAACAGTTTTAGACCTTGCTGACAATTGGTTAATGCTAAAAAGAATTGAACTTGGTGTTTTTGCTGATAATGAAAGAGCCATAAAACTGTACAAATCATTAGGTTTTGAAATAGAAGGGCTAAAAAAGTATGCAGCTATTAGAAATGGAACATATGCAGATGAATACATAATGGCTAGGTATAAAATTGAAAATAATTGA
- the nifD gene encoding nitrogenase molybdenum-iron protein alpha chain — translation MRQRVEKILEKYPAAVYRNRKQHILVKTPETEDLTIQANTRTVPGIITNRGCCYAGCKGVVLGPLRDVVHIVHGPIGCSYYTWGVRRHKGVIKEGEQNLLSYCFSTDMQEGDIVFGGVNKLRQAVKEAYEIFKPEAITICATCPIGLIGDDIDAVAKEAQKLYNIPVLAFHCEGYKGVSQSAGHHIANNGLMKNVIGTAEREASKYSINILGEYNIGGDAWEVERVLYKIGYEIVSMMTGNGTFKDLKSAHKANLNLVQCHRSINYIADMLKKKYGTDWLKINFIGVQSTVKSLRDMAKYFGDEELIKRTEEVIEEELSYVLPILEEYKKKLKGKTAMLFVGGSRAHHYQNLFKDIGMETVLAGYEFAHRDDYEGREVLPFIKEDADSKNIEELQVEPDPKHYRLFLSKEKFEELKNEIPINYYAGMIKEMKDGSIIVDDLNHYETEEFIKLLKPDIFCSGIKDKYIAHKMGVFSKQLHSYDYGGPYAGFRGAINFAKDVANGILAPAWKLVTPPWKNEPILEGQYTWLFEEEDK, via the coding sequence ATGAGACAACGAGTTGAAAAAATTCTCGAAAAGTATCCAGCAGCTGTTTATAGAAATAGGAAACAACATATTCTAGTTAAAACTCCTGAGACTGAGGATTTGACTATACAAGCTAATACAAGAACAGTTCCTGGAATTATTACAAACAGAGGATGTTGCTATGCTGGATGTAAAGGTGTTGTTTTAGGACCATTAAGAGATGTTGTTCATATAGTACATGGTCCAATTGGTTGTTCGTATTATACATGGGGGGTCAGAAGGCATAAAGGTGTTATAAAAGAAGGTGAGCAAAATTTATTGAGTTATTGTTTTTCAACAGATATGCAAGAAGGGGACATTGTTTTTGGTGGTGTAAATAAACTAAGGCAAGCTGTAAAAGAGGCTTATGAGATTTTTAAGCCAGAGGCAATAACAATATGTGCTACATGTCCTATAGGGCTAATTGGTGATGATATAGATGCAGTTGCAAAAGAGGCACAAAAGCTTTACAACATACCTGTTCTTGCTTTTCATTGCGAAGGTTATAAGGGTGTTAGCCAATCAGCAGGACACCATATTGCAAACAATGGACTTATGAAAAATGTAATTGGAACTGCTGAAAGGGAAGCAAGCAAATATTCCATCAATATCTTAGGAGAATACAATATTGGTGGTGATGCTTGGGAAGTTGAAAGGGTTCTTTACAAAATAGGCTATGAGATTGTATCGATGATGACAGGCAACGGTACATTTAAAGACTTAAAATCAGCTCACAAAGCTAATTTAAATCTTGTTCAATGCCACCGTTCAATAAACTATATTGCTGATATGTTGAAAAAGAAATATGGTACTGATTGGCTCAAAATTAACTTTATTGGGGTTCAAAGCACAGTCAAGAGCCTTAGAGATATGGCTAAGTATTTTGGTGATGAGGAGCTTATAAAAAGAACAGAAGAGGTTATCGAAGAAGAGCTTTCATATGTTTTACCTATACTTGAAGAGTATAAAAAGAAACTCAAGGGTAAAACTGCAATGCTATTTGTTGGCGGCTCAAGAGCCCATCATTATCAAAACCTATTTAAAGATATAGGTATGGAAACAGTTTTAGCAGGATATGAATTTGCACATAGAGATGATTATGAAGGAAGAGAAGTCTTACCGTTTATAAAAGAGGATGCTGACAGTAAGAATATCGAAGAGCTGCAAGTTGAACCAGATCCAAAACACTATAGATTATTCTTATCCAAAGAGAAATTTGAAGAGTTAAAAAATGAAATACCAATAAACTATTATGCTGGTATGATAAAAGAAATGAAAGATGGAAGCATTATTGTAGATGACCTCAATCATTATGAAACAGAAGAGTTTATAAAGTTATTAAAGCCTGATATATTCTGCTCAGGTATTAAAGATAAATATATTGCTCATAAGATGGGAGTATTTTCTAAACAACTTCACTCTTATGACTATGGTGGGCCTTATGCAGGATTTAGAGGTGCAATAAACTTTGCAAAAGATGTAGCAAATGGTATATTAGCTCCTGCTTGGAAGCTTGTAACTCCACCGTGGAAAAATGAACCTATATTAGAAGGTCAGTATACCTGGCTTTTTGAGGAGGAGGATAAATAA
- a CDS encoding nitrogenase component 1 has product MHNKELLNLDINPCKMCMPIGASIAFKGIEKSMMILHGSQGCSTYIRRHMATHYNEPIDIASSSITEIKAIYGGEENLKKAISNVIKVYNPKVIGIMTTCLAETIGEDIKKIAKEYSIENKIEDIKLVPISSKGFLGTEFEGYFLALLSLLETILDNQNKQQKNNAINVIVPNMSPADLRNIKSILDSFEIDYILFPDYSETLDAPFSKRYKKISDGGISIDEIKRMTGALATIELSLTVPDRFSPGKYLEDIFSVPLYRIPIPIGIKNTDRFLRLIENITNKKIPEKLNIERGRLIDAMIDAHKINAEGKTAIYGEPEIVYSLVSFCEENGIKPLLAFTGAQNETMRSLIQSISENCIALDNIDFHEAEKFIEQLNINILIGNSNGRLINEKKGIPIVRIGFPIHDRLGAQRLVYTGYNGTMNLLDDVSNTLIEQKHSSYRSRIYSEFYNKPIDIKIDENKDNNKDIHPCFSEKALKNARIHLPVVGSCNIQCNYCNRRYDCVNENRPGVTTELITPKEALQRYKKAKKEIENLSVVGIAGPGDALSDFEKTKETILLIKDYDPDVTICLSTNGLMLPYYIDELKNIGVSHLTVTINTINPYIGKDIYKYVNYFESQYKGIIGSKILINNQLEGIKHLKEKGIKFKINTVVINGINTNCIEDIAKLAKENGAELLNLMPLIPVKGTLFENLTPISKQELNELRKKYSDIIKQMYHCKQCRADAVGLLIEEEGINEKKINNSSINCTCSNGCRNAYG; this is encoded by the coding sequence ATGCATAATAAGGAACTATTAAATTTAGATATAAATCCATGTAAGATGTGTATGCCAATTGGTGCTTCAATAGCTTTTAAGGGAATTGAAAAAAGTATGATGATATTACATGGTTCACAAGGATGTAGCACATATATAAGAAGGCACATGGCTACCCATTATAACGAACCAATTGATATAGCATCATCTTCAATTACTGAAATAAAGGCAATTTATGGTGGCGAAGAAAATTTAAAAAAGGCAATAAGCAATGTTATTAAGGTGTATAACCCTAAAGTCATTGGTATTATGACAACCTGCTTGGCTGAAACAATTGGTGAGGATATAAAAAAGATTGCAAAGGAATATTCTATTGAAAACAAAATAGAGGATATTAAGTTGGTACCAATAAGCTCTAAAGGTTTTCTTGGTACAGAATTTGAAGGCTATTTTTTAGCATTATTAAGCTTATTGGAGACAATATTAGATAACCAAAATAAACAGCAAAAGAATAATGCTATAAATGTTATTGTTCCAAATATGAGTCCAGCAGATTTAAGAAATATCAAATCAATACTTGATAGTTTTGAAATTGATTATATCTTATTTCCTGATTATTCAGAAACGCTTGATGCTCCATTTTCAAAACGGTATAAAAAGATATCAGATGGTGGCATATCAATTGATGAAATAAAAAGGATGACTGGTGCACTAGCTACGATTGAATTAAGTCTTACAGTACCAGATAGATTTTCTCCCGGGAAATATCTTGAGGATATATTCTCTGTTCCGCTATATAGAATTCCAATTCCTATTGGGATTAAAAATACAGACAGATTTTTAAGACTTATTGAAAATATCACAAATAAGAAGATTCCAGAAAAGCTTAATATAGAAAGAGGAAGACTTATTGATGCAATGATTGATGCACATAAAATAAATGCAGAAGGAAAGACAGCTATTTATGGTGAACCTGAAATTGTTTATTCTCTTGTTTCTTTTTGTGAAGAAAATGGTATAAAGCCACTCTTAGCATTTACAGGTGCTCAAAATGAAACAATGAGAAGTTTAATCCAAAGTATTTCAGAAAACTGTATTGCTTTAGATAATATTGATTTTCACGAGGCTGAAAAGTTTATTGAACAACTTAATATAAATATATTAATTGGTAACTCAAATGGAAGGCTAATAAATGAAAAAAAAGGCATCCCAATTGTTAGAATAGGATTTCCGATACATGATAGGCTTGGTGCTCAAAGACTTGTATATACGGGTTATAATGGGACAATGAATCTATTGGATGATGTATCAAATACACTTATTGAGCAAAAACATAGCAGTTATAGAAGCAGAATATATTCTGAATTCTACAATAAACCAATTGATATAAAGATAGATGAAAATAAAGATAATAATAAAGATATCCATCCATGCTTTTCAGAAAAGGCATTAAAAAATGCAAGGATACATTTACCTGTTGTTGGTAGTTGCAATATACAGTGCAATTACTGTAATAGAAGGTATGATTGTGTTAATGAAAATCGACCAGGTGTAACAACTGAGCTCATAACACCAAAGGAAGCACTACAAAGGTACAAAAAAGCCAAAAAGGAGATTGAAAATCTGAGTGTTGTTGGTATTGCAGGACCAGGAGATGCTCTTTCTGATTTTGAAAAAACAAAAGAAACAATTCTATTGATTAAAGATTATGACCCTGATGTAACAATTTGTCTTTCAACTAATGGATTGATGCTTCCTTACTACATTGATGAACTAAAAAATATAGGTGTATCACATTTAACAGTAACTATAAATACTATAAACCCATATATTGGTAAGGATATTTATAAGTATGTAAACTATTTTGAAAGTCAATATAAAGGAATCATTGGTTCTAAGATACTGATTAATAATCAACTTGAAGGAATAAAACATTTAAAAGAGAAGGGCATAAAGTTTAAAATTAATACTGTTGTAATAAATGGTATTAACACAAATTGCATTGAAGATATTGCAAAACTTGCTAAGGAAAATGGGGCTGAGTTATTGAATCTTATGCCACTGATACCGGTTAAGGGTACACTTTTTGAAAATTTAACTCCAATTAGTAAACAAGAACTAAATGAATTAAGAAAAAAGTATTCTGACATAATAAAGCAAATGTATCATTGCAAGCAGTGTAGAGCAGATGCTGTAGGCTTACTTATAGAGGAGGAAGGCATTAATGAAAAGAAAATTAATAATAGTAGCATTAATTGTACTTGTAGCAATGGTTGTAGAAATGCTTATGGTTAA
- a CDS encoding FMN-dependent NADH-azoreductase: MAKVLYIKANPKSDEVSRTFRISERFIEAYKQYHPEDEIIKLDLYKENLRFLTIDDINQIFAPKDEESKNNPILKYVYQFAEADKYVIAAPMWNLGIPSILKAYIDYITVSGITFKYTEQGAIGLMQGKKAIHIMATGGEYMQGPFAEFEMANRYLKTIFGFMGITDFKTIIAEKLDIIGQDVEAIVSNAINKAIEIAKTF, translated from the coding sequence ATGGCAAAGGTACTATATATTAAAGCAAATCCTAAAAGTGATGAAGTATCAAGAACATTTAGAATTTCAGAAAGGTTTATTGAAGCTTATAAGCAATATCATCCAGAGGATGAGATTATAAAACTAGACCTTTATAAAGAAAATTTACGTTTCTTAACAATTGATGACATCAACCAAATATTTGCACCTAAAGATGAAGAATCAAAAAACAATCCTATTCTAAAATATGTCTATCAATTTGCAGAGGCTGATAAGTATGTAATAGCAGCACCTATGTGGAATCTAGGAATACCTTCTATTTTGAAAGCATACATCGATTATATCACTGTATCAGGAATAACTTTTAAATATACAGAACAAGGTGCAATAGGGCTTATGCAAGGTAAAAAGGCAATTCATATAATGGCAACAGGTGGTGAATACATGCAAGGGCCATTTGCAGAATTTGAAATGGCAAATAGATACTTAAAAACAATTTTTGGATTTATGGGTATAACCGATTTTAAAACAATAATTGCAGAAAAATTAGATATCATTGGGCAAGATGTAGAGGCAATTGTAAGTAATGCAATTAATAAAGCTATTGAAATAGCCAAGACATTTTAA
- the nifK gene encoding nitrogenase molybdenum-iron protein subunit beta, translated as MWDYTPKEMIERKSLVINPAKTCQPIGAMYAALGIHKCLPHSHGSQGCCSYHRMHLTRHFRDPIMASTSSFTEGASVFGGASNLKSAIKNIFTVYDPDVIAIHTTCLSETIGDDIPTIISQCEIPEGKYVIHANTPSYVGSHITGFSNMVTSMVKYFSKKLGYDNGNVNIIPGFVNPSDMRELKRIMDLMGVKCIMFPDTSGNLDSPLTGKYEMFPKGGTQIPDLIDTGNSMATIALGKFASEAASIELERKCKVPAYTLKMPLGLKATDEFIMLLSKLTGNTIPYELEEERGQLVDIMVDCNHHYHGKTVAIFGDPDIVIALTEFVLSLGMIPKYVLTGTPGEAFESQIKEMLFEAEVDGKVKSYGDLFTLQQWIKNEKVDLIIGNSYGKYLSRAEDIPLVRIGFPILDRPVQTYLPIVGYKGAMRVIEMITNALLDRKDRDDLDQDFELVL; from the coding sequence ATGTGGGATTATACACCAAAAGAAATGATTGAAAGAAAATCACTTGTAATAAACCCAGCTAAAACTTGCCAACCAATTGGGGCTATGTATGCAGCTTTGGGCATTCATAAGTGTTTACCCCATAGTCACGGTTCTCAAGGCTGTTGTTCATATCACAGAATGCATCTAACACGACATTTTAGAGATCCAATAATGGCATCAACTAGTTCTTTTACAGAAGGTGCAAGTGTTTTTGGTGGAGCATCTAATTTAAAATCAGCTATAAAAAACATTTTTACAGTTTACGATCCTGATGTTATAGCAATTCATACAACCTGCCTCTCAGAAACTATAGGTGATGATATACCAACAATTATTTCGCAATGCGAAATACCCGAAGGAAAATATGTAATACATGCAAATACACCAAGTTATGTAGGCTCTCATATTACAGGTTTTTCAAATATGGTAACAAGTATGGTTAAGTATTTTTCAAAAAAATTAGGCTATGACAATGGAAATGTAAATATAATCCCTGGCTTTGTTAATCCATCTGATATGAGAGAATTAAAAAGAATAATGGACTTAATGGGAGTAAAATGCATTATGTTTCCAGATACAAGCGGTAACTTAGATTCACCTCTTACTGGTAAGTATGAAATGTTTCCAAAAGGTGGAACACAGATTCCAGATTTAATTGATACAGGAAACTCAATGGCTACAATTGCACTTGGTAAATTTGCTTCAGAGGCTGCTTCAATTGAACTTGAAAGAAAATGTAAAGTTCCAGCATATACACTTAAAATGCCTTTAGGATTAAAAGCTACAGATGAGTTTATTATGCTTTTATCAAAACTTACTGGTAATACTATTCCTTATGAATTAGAGGAAGAAAGAGGACAGTTAGTTGATATAATGGTTGACTGCAATCATCATTATCACGGCAAAACTGTAGCTATTTTTGGTGACCCTGATATAGTTATTGCACTAACAGAGTTTGTTTTATCACTTGGTATGATTCCAAAATATGTACTCACTGGAACACCTGGAGAAGCATTTGAAAGTCAAATAAAAGAAATGCTTTTTGAAGCTGAGGTAGATGGAAAGGTTAAAAGTTATGGAGATTTATTTACACTCCAACAATGGATAAAGAATGAAAAGGTTGACCTTATTATAGGTAATTCGTATGGTAAATACCTATCAAGAGCAGAAGATATACCATTAGTAAGAATTGGCTTCCCAATTTTAGATAGACCAGTGCAAACATACCTACCAATTGTAGGTTATAAAGGTGCTATGAGAGTAATAGAAATGATTACAAATGCTTTACTTGATAGAAAAGATAGAGATGATTTAGATCAAGATTTTGAACTGGTTTTATAA
- the modA gene encoding molybdate ABC transporter substrate-binding protein, with protein MKRKLIIVALIVLVAMVVEMLMVKSLAAKENQKIIVFSAMGLYEPVNEICKQFEKESRIKVLCNFGNSKALATQAINGYKFDIVLFANYENMEELKTKGLILSYDKFLKNHLVIIKNKKCKTSIKNINDLAKDSITIAVGDKSIPAGQYFYKSLDKSLKEKTISNKQKEKIEKNIKTRELTVRDILTKVLTSYVDVGVLYETSELKTKYKNQIEVINLPELKNTEAIFTISISKKSLNNNNVKKLYKYLTQKNINTFIKYGFKMY; from the coding sequence ATGAAAAGAAAATTAATAATAGTAGCATTAATTGTACTTGTAGCAATGGTTGTAGAAATGCTTATGGTTAAATCTTTAGCTGCAAAAGAAAACCAAAAAATTATAGTTTTTTCGGCAATGGGTCTTTATGAACCGGTTAATGAAATATGTAAGCAATTTGAAAAAGAAAGTAGAATTAAAGTGCTATGTAATTTTGGAAATAGCAAAGCATTAGCAACCCAAGCAATTAATGGATATAAATTTGATATAGTTTTATTTGCTAATTATGAAAATATGGAAGAGCTAAAAACAAAAGGATTAATATTAAGCTATGATAAGTTTCTTAAAAACCATTTGGTTATTATAAAAAATAAAAAATGTAAAACGAGTATAAAAAATATTAATGACTTAGCAAAGGATAGTATTACAATTGCAGTTGGGGATAAAAGTATTCCTGCAGGACAATATTTCTATAAATCATTGGATAAATCTTTAAAGGAGAAAACAATAAGTAATAAACAAAAAGAAAAAATAGAAAAAAATATAAAAACACGTGAATTAACAGTAAGAGACATTTTAACAAAGGTTTTAACTTCCTATGTTGATGTTGGTGTTTTATATGAAACATCAGAACTTAAAACAAAATATAAAAACCAAATTGAAGTAATTAATCTTCCAGAACTTAAAAATACTGAAGCTATTTTTACAATATCTATTTCAAAAAAATCTTTAAATAATAATAATGTAAAAAAATTATATAAATATTTAACTCAAAAAAATATTAATACATTTATAAAATATGGTTTTAAAATGTATTAA
- a CDS encoding homocitrate synthase: MIKIVDTTLRDGEQRPGISLGFQEKITIAKLLDKLNVYQIEVGIPAMDGSEKRAIQKIAELGLKSKILVWNRLSISDLDHSFECGNVCIHISVPSSDIQINHKLKKDRYWVIENLKKCADYVKSKGYSLSIGLEDASRADFNFICELIKISCEFEVEKIRYADTVGILYREATYENIKKIKEYFNVDVEFHAHNDFGMAVSNSIAAVYAGAKYIDCTIGGIGERAGNCDYYKFISACQKRFNCFNNIEKRMIKKIQNHIERIIAINNFVA, from the coding sequence ATGATTAAAATTGTTGATACAACATTAAGAGACGGTGAACAACGCCCAGGAATTTCATTAGGTTTTCAAGAAAAGATTACTATTGCTAAATTACTTGATAAGTTAAATGTTTATCAAATTGAAGTTGGTATCCCAGCAATGGATGGTAGTGAAAAAAGAGCTATTCAAAAGATAGCTGAACTTGGTCTAAAAAGTAAAATATTGGTTTGGAATAGATTATCTATTTCAGATTTAGATCATTCATTTGAGTGTGGTAATGTTTGTATTCATATTTCTGTTCCATCATCTGATATTCAAATAAATCATAAATTAAAAAAAGATAGATACTGGGTTATTGAAAATCTAAAAAAATGTGCAGATTATGTGAAATCTAAAGGATATAGTTTATCAATAGGGCTTGAAGACGCTTCAAGAGCAGATTTTAATTTTATATGTGAATTGATTAAAATATCCTGCGAGTTTGAAGTAGAAAAAATAAGATATGCAGATACAGTAGGAATTTTATATAGGGAGGCAACATATGAGAACATCAAAAAGATTAAAGAATATTTTAATGTAGATGTTGAGTTTCATGCACACAATGACTTTGGAATGGCAGTATCAAATTCAATTGCAGCAGTATATGCTGGTGCAAAATATATTGATTGTACAATTGGTGGTATTGGAGAAAGAGCAGGGAATTGCGATTACTATAAATTTATTTCTGCATGCCAAAAAAGGTTTAATTGTTTTAACAACATTGAAAAAAGAATGATAAAAAAGATTCAAAATCATATTGAAAGAATTATAGCAATTAATAATTTTGTTGCATAA
- the nifE gene encoding nitrogenase iron-molybdenum cofactor biosynthesis protein NifE, with the protein MNYSILEERKKSIIFKNDNAYLDCDKDSIAGSISQRACVYSGARVVLNPITDAYHIIHGPIGCAAYTWDIRGSLSSGSENYRNSFCTDLKEEEIIFGGETKLKNAIQEVVNRFNAKVIFVYSTCIAGIIGDDVKSVCKDAEKKFGIRAIPVNSSGFLGTKSKGYKAACEAILKLMNNKVEKTKEPSVNVIGDFNLAGETWIIKSYLETVGLKVKSTLTGDSNCELIKSAPNAWLNAVQCAGSMTHLAKRMNEIYGIPFVKISFVGIDDTKDSLFKIADFFGDSDILLKTKKLIEIEEIKIKDDIYHFRDKLKGKKAAIYVGGGFKAISLIKQFDELGMKTVLVGTQTGKKEEYEIIKSIAPDDAVILDDANPAELELFLTENSVDVLVGGVKERPLSYKLGIAFCDHNHERKHPLCGFVGAVNFAKEVYESIESPIWRIVKEI; encoded by the coding sequence ATGAATTATAGCATATTAGAAGAAAGAAAAAAATCTATTATTTTCAAAAATGATAATGCTTATTTAGATTGCGATAAAGATAGTATTGCTGGTTCAATAAGCCAAAGAGCATGTGTTTATAGCGGTGCGAGGGTTGTTTTAAATCCAATTACTGATGCTTACCATATTATTCATGGACCTATAGGCTGTGCAGCTTATACATGGGATATACGTGGAAGCTTATCAAGTGGTTCTGAAAACTATAGAAACAGCTTTTGTACTGACCTTAAGGAAGAAGAGATAATATTTGGCGGTGAAACAAAATTAAAAAATGCTATACAAGAAGTAGTAAATAGATTTAATGCAAAAGTAATATTTGTCTATTCAACATGTATTGCTGGAATTATTGGTGATGATGTTAAATCTGTTTGCAAGGATGCAGAGAAAAAGTTCGGAATTCGAGCAATACCTGTAAATTCAAGTGGATTTCTTGGAACAAAATCAAAAGGATACAAGGCAGCTTGTGAAGCCATTTTAAAGCTTATGAACAATAAAGTAGAAAAAACAAAAGAACCAAGCGTTAATGTTATTGGGGATTTTAATCTTGCAGGTGAAACGTGGATAATAAAAAGCTATCTTGAAACTGTTGGACTAAAAGTAAAATCTACACTAACTGGTGATTCAAATTGTGAGCTAATCAAATCAGCTCCTAATGCTTGGCTTAATGCTGTACAATGTGCAGGGTCAATGACTCATTTGGCTAAGAGGATGAATGAAATATATGGTATACCATTTGTTAAAATAAGCTTTGTTGGAATTGATGATACAAAGGATTCATTATTTAAAATTGCAGATTTTTTTGGTGATAGTGATATACTTTTAAAAACAAAAAAATTAATTGAAATAGAAGAGATAAAAATAAAAGATGATATTTACCATTTTAGAGATAAATTAAAAGGTAAAAAAGCAGCAATTTATGTTGGTGGTGGCTTTAAAGCCATTTCGTTAATAAAACAGTTTGATGAACTTGGTATGAAAACAGTTTTAGTTGGAACACAGACTGGGAAAAAAGAAGAATATGAGATTATTAAGAGTATTGCACCAGATGATGCTGTTATTTTGGATGATGCTAATCCAGCAGAACTTGAACTTTTTCTAACTGAAAACTCTGTTGATGTACTTGTTGGTGGTGTGAAAGAAAGACCTCTATCTTATAAGCTTGGAATTGCTTTTTGTGATCATAACCACGAAAGAAAACACCCATTATGCGGTTTTGTTGGTGCAGTTAATTTTGCTAAAGAGGTATATGAATCAATAGAAAGCCCAATATGGAGAATTGTTAAGGAAATATAG
- a CDS encoding molybdate ABC transporter permease subunit, whose amino-acid sequence MEFIDSQVIQKDINIKRKQKTNRRAIKVDILYFFILILCMLFLLVLLLPVLRLITVNNINNFLRTLNNQSNLLSIKLSILTTLISTTIVYVFCTPITFFFIFHKNKLIKNVIDILTTIPTILPPAIAGIGLMLTFNRNSFFGIILNYFNIQIEFSTIAVIIAQVFVSSGLYIQVIKSAIQKIDKEVFEISYVLGANKSVIFIKIVLPIIKYSVVNGLILSAARSLGEFGATLMFAGNIEGITRTIPLQIMTLMQSDIYAAYSLSGFVLVFTILILAIIKHTSRGDV is encoded by the coding sequence ATGGAATTTATAGACTCCCAAGTTATTCAGAAAGATATAAATATAAAAAGAAAACAAAAAACAAATAGAAGAGCAATAAAAGTTGATATACTTTATTTTTTTATATTAATACTATGCATGCTTTTCCTTTTAGTTTTATTATTACCAGTATTAAGGCTTATTACAGTAAATAATATAAATAATTTTTTAAGAACATTAAATAATCAAAGTAACCTATTATCTATTAAGTTAAGCATTTTAACAACACTTATAAGTACCACAATTGTATATGTATTCTGTACACCAATAACATTTTTTTTTATTTTTCATAAAAATAAATTAATTAAAAATGTAATAGATATACTAACAACAATTCCAACAATTTTGCCTCCTGCAATTGCTGGCATAGGTCTTATGCTTACATTTAATAGAAATAGTTTTTTCGGAATAATTTTAAATTATTTTAATATCCAAATAGAATTTTCTACTATTGCTGTTATTATAGCACAGGTATTCGTATCATCAGGATTGTATATACAGGTAATCAAAAGTGCTATCCAAAAAATAGATAAAGAAGTTTTCGAGATATCATATGTTTTGGGTGCAAATAAATCAGTAATATTTATAAAGATTGTCTTACCAATAATTAAATATTCAGTAGTAAATGGTTTGATATTATCTGCAGCAAGAAGTTTAGGCGAGTTTGGAGCTACATTAATGTTTGCTGGAAATATTGAAGGTATTACAAGAACAATACCGCTTCAGATAATGACATTAATGCAAAGCGATATTTATGCAGCTTATTCATTATCTGGGTTTGTTTTAGTTTTTACTATTCTGATTTTGGCTATAATTAAACATACATCAAGGGGAGATGTATAA